The Skermanella rosea sequence CGCCGTCTCCGGGGGAAGGGTTTCCGCGTGCAGGCGCACGGCCTCCATGAAGATCAGCTCGCTCAGCTTTTCCAGCACCCCGACGCTTCCCGCCCCGCTGTTCCGGCTCTCCCTGACCGTCGCCTCGATCAGGCTGCCCAGCCACCCGCCCCTGGCCCCACAGCCGTCGTCGATGTGCAGCAGGCGGGGCAGCGCCTGGAGCAGCGGGTTGAACGGCCTGTTGTCGCATCCCAGGAATCCGCAGATCAGCCGCGTCGCGTCCGGTCCGCCGCCGGCCGGCTCCAGGCGGAACGGCAGGGTTTCGCCTTCCGCCGGCTGGCGATAGACGCCCAGGTCCGGTGCGGCGCGCATCCGGGGCGCGCTGGACAGGACATGGGGGTCGCCGCGCGGAAAGATGATCACGCTCCCGCGGGTCAGGCGGACCGGGTCCGTGTCCGCGTTCACGATGCCCGCCCAGCAGGCACCGTCCGTCACTACATGATACTCGATCACGTGCTGGGCGCCCGGCATCACCAGCGGCGCGACCTCGCTGCTGGGAGGCGCCTCCGCGACCCAGGGCGAGGTCGCGTCGACCTCGAAGAATACGGCGCCCGACAGCCTGACCGAGCGGAGAAGGTCGGATAGGACGTCCGCGATCATCGTGGGTTTCCCTCTTCGCCGTGACCGGTGCCCGATCGGCGACGGATCCGTCACATCCCGGACGATCGGCCAAGTCTGCCGGACGCCGAGCCATTCATGCGGCAGGCCGGCACAGGTATAACCGGTCCCAAGGCACCGGGTCCGAAGACTAGCACATATTTTCGGTGGATGCGCCCGCCGCCGCGGCGGCGCGATCGCAAGACTCTTGCCCGCTGCCATCAAGGAAAGCGCGGAGAGTCCGCCGAGCGGGGCGGGCTGCAACTTTTTGCCGGGAGGAAAAGGATGGATACGTATTCTGAAACTGCCGAGCTGGATCCTCGGAAAGTGGAGCAGTTCGCCGGGAAGATCATGCAGGATATCGGCGGCTCCATGGCCCTGCTGCTCTCCTACATGGGCGACCAGACCGGGGTGTACCGCGCCCTGCGCGATACCGGCCGGTGCGATGCCGGAACACTTGCCGAAGCCGCCGGCGTCGACCGGCGTTACTTGGCCGAATGGCTGGGAGCCCAGGCCGCCGCCGGCTATGTATGCCATCACGAGGAGGACGAGACCTTCTCGATGACGCCCGAACAGGCGATCGTCCTTGCCCAGGAAGGCCATCCGGCCTGCCTCCAGGGATTCGTGCAGATGATCGTGGCCCAGTACGCCACATACGAAAAGGCGGTCGAGGTGTTCAGGTCGGGCGCCGGGCGGGCCTGGGGCGATCATCACGCATGCTGCTTCTGCGGAACCGACCGGTTCTTCCGGCCGGGCTACATGGTC is a genomic window containing:
- a CDS encoding AraC family transcriptional regulator, encoding MIADVLSDLLRSVRLSGAVFFEVDATSPWVAEAPPSSEVAPLVMPGAQHVIEYHVVTDGACWAGIVNADTDPVRLTRGSVIIFPRGDPHVLSSAPRMRAAPDLGVYRQPAEGETLPFRLEPAGGGPDATRLICGFLGCDNRPFNPLLQALPRLLHIDDGCGARGGWLGSLIEATVRESRNSGAGSVGVLEKLSELIFMEAVRLHAETLPPETAGWLGALRDPQVGRALMLLHGDPGRPWTLPGLAREAGVSRTVLAERFTARLGMPPMTYLTRWRMQLAAGMLLHDTACIADVAVRIGYESEASFSRAFKRCTGLPPASWRAAVSPRGRGPP